A single region of the Pseudalkalibacillus berkeleyi genome encodes:
- a CDS encoding DUF3243 domain-containing protein has protein sequence MSVLDNWDEWKGFLGSRLRHAEEKGMKGGAITEIATEIGGYLAEQVEPKNAEEKVLADLWNVASEEERHSIASMMVKLVDGRDRDEE, from the coding sequence ATGTCTGTTCTTGATAACTGGGATGAATGGAAAGGATTTCTCGGAAGCCGTTTGCGCCATGCTGAAGAAAAAGGGATGAAAGGTGGAGCGATTACAGAAATCGCCACCGAAATCGGAGGATATCTTGCTGAGCAAGTCGAACCGAAAAATGCCGAAGAGAAAGTTCTAGCCGATCTATGGAACGTAGCATCTGAAGAAGAGCGCCACTCCATAGCAAGTATGATGGTCAAGCTAGTTGATGGCAGAGACCGAGACGAAGAATAA
- a CDS encoding helix-turn-helix domain-containing protein: MTELGQRLKDARISKGLSYEELQEKTKIQKRYLQAIEEGEYGVLPGAFYARAFIKNYAEAVDLDPDELFEEHASDLPASDQGKTEYAPRSSRATRVPKDSKISRVLPLIFTVLLLSALLVAAYVFVSNNAGSIGSEPNKDNVDDFDSEQPEEPADESSPESNGNTGTDSEPEEEDGTETKSEEEEEPVQEQKLEQVSTEGIVTTYKLSDTKDFNVELKTTDNSYIDVKDSNNKFVQPGGKEFKKGETLTYDLADESEVTFNIGSTPAVSITVNGKPLTYTSDKVHQKIVIQFEKTSESQ; this comes from the coding sequence ATGACCGAATTGGGTCAGCGCTTAAAAGATGCGCGTATTAGTAAAGGATTATCATACGAAGAATTACAAGAGAAAACGAAAATTCAGAAACGCTATTTACAAGCAATCGAAGAAGGGGAGTATGGCGTCCTTCCAGGTGCATTTTATGCTAGAGCTTTTATTAAAAATTATGCAGAAGCGGTTGACTTAGACCCAGATGAGTTGTTTGAAGAGCATGCAAGTGACCTTCCAGCTTCTGATCAAGGGAAAACAGAGTATGCACCTCGGTCTTCACGAGCAACACGTGTACCAAAAGACAGTAAGATTTCGAGAGTGCTTCCACTCATCTTCACGGTCCTACTCCTCAGTGCGTTGTTAGTTGCTGCTTATGTGTTTGTGTCAAACAACGCTGGCAGCATTGGCTCTGAACCAAACAAGGATAATGTTGACGATTTCGACTCTGAGCAACCTGAGGAACCAGCAGATGAATCATCACCAGAGTCTAATGGAAATACTGGTACGGATTCTGAACCTGAGGAAGAAGATGGAACAGAAACGAAATCTGAAGAGGAAGAAGAACCGGTACAAGAACAAAAGCTTGAGCAGGTTTCCACGGAAGGTATCGTTACAACCTATAAACTTTCGGACACTAAGGATTTTAATGTGGAATTAAAAACGACCGATAATTCGTATATTGATGTGAAAGATTCAAATAACAAATTCGTACAGCCTGGTGGGAAAGAGTTTAAGAAGGGCGAAACATTAACGTATGATCTAGCTGATGAATCTGAAGTGACATTTAATATCGGATCGACACCTGCTGTTAGCATTACAGTCAACGGGAAGCCTTTAACCTACACATCAGATAAAGTTCACCAAAAGATTGTTATTCAATTTGAAAAAACATCCGAATCACAATAA
- the yfmH gene encoding EF-P 5-aminopentanol modification-associated protein YfmH: MKEIYFDQLQETLYSETLENGLQVYILPKKGFNKTYATFTTKYGSVDNHFTPLGASEPVKVPDGIAHFLEHKLFEKEDRDVFQDFSKQGASANAFTSFTRTAYLFSSTTNVQQNLETLMDFVQAPYFTEETVEKEKGIIGQEIEMYDDNPDWRVYFGVIENMFHHHPVKIDIAGTVSSISDITKDDLYTCYETFYHPSNMLLFVVGNIDPPEIMKFIKSNQSAKEFEPPSKIERYFDNEPPEVAKKKSVIKMTVQTPKCMVGYKQASPGRFGDERLKYELGMNLLLDYLFGQSSTNYESLYSEGLIDQSFSFDYTEETDFGFSLLGGDTTDPDLLAERITEMIEAEKTKGIDSSAIDRLKKKKIGSFLRSMNSPEYIANQFTRFQFGDMNLFNVVEMYDKITIKDLENILLEHFNPKAFTSCQVRPKKA; the protein is encoded by the coding sequence ATGAAAGAGATTTACTTTGATCAATTACAAGAAACACTTTACTCGGAAACGCTAGAGAATGGATTGCAAGTATATATCCTACCCAAAAAAGGGTTCAATAAGACGTATGCGACTTTTACTACAAAATACGGCTCGGTAGACAATCATTTCACTCCACTTGGAGCAAGCGAGCCGGTGAAAGTACCTGATGGAATCGCCCACTTCCTAGAGCATAAACTGTTTGAAAAGGAAGATCGAGATGTCTTCCAAGATTTCAGTAAACAAGGTGCATCAGCAAATGCCTTCACATCATTTACGCGGACTGCATATTTGTTTTCAAGTACAACAAATGTTCAACAAAACTTGGAAACGTTAATGGATTTTGTTCAAGCTCCATATTTCACTGAAGAAACAGTCGAGAAAGAGAAAGGCATCATCGGTCAAGAAATTGAGATGTATGATGATAATCCAGATTGGCGTGTATATTTCGGTGTGATTGAAAATATGTTCCACCATCACCCAGTTAAAATTGATATTGCAGGGACCGTTTCTTCAATTTCTGATATTACGAAAGATGATCTGTATACGTGTTATGAAACGTTCTACCATCCGAGCAACATGTTGCTGTTCGTTGTTGGAAATATAGACCCACCGGAAATAATGAAATTTATTAAATCTAATCAATCGGCAAAGGAATTTGAGCCCCCATCAAAGATTGAGCGGTATTTTGATAATGAACCACCTGAAGTCGCAAAGAAAAAGTCTGTGATCAAAATGACTGTACAGACACCGAAGTGTATGGTTGGCTACAAACAAGCTAGTCCAGGTCGTTTCGGAGACGAGAGATTAAAGTATGAACTGGGCATGAACCTACTTTTAGATTACCTCTTCGGCCAAAGTTCAACGAACTATGAGTCCTTGTACAGTGAAGGGTTGATTGATCAGTCATTTTCATTCGATTACACTGAAGAAACAGATTTTGGTTTCTCACTTCTAGGTGGGGATACGACTGATCCAGACTTGTTAGCCGAACGAATCACTGAAATGATTGAAGCGGAAAAGACAAAAGGAATTGACAGTAGTGCTATCGATCGTTTAAAGAAGAAGAAAATCGGTAGCTTCCTACGATCGATGAATTCACCTGAATATATCGCAAACCAATTTACACGGTTTCAATTTGGAGATATGAACTTGTTTAATGTCGTGGAAATGTATGACAAAATCACGATTAAGGACTTAGAGAATATCCTTCTGGAACACTTTAATCCAAAGGCATTCACTAGCTGTCAAGTACGACCGAAAAAGGCATGA
- the ymfI gene encoding elongation factor P 5-aminopentanone reductase produces the protein MKRYALVTGASGEIGVAIARELASQGFNLYLHYYQNKQSVEKLQMELSSIVECQLVQANLAVPEGPSELITQLQKPVDVLVYNCGSSHTGLMTDVSSKELDSMVQLQLKSPFQLLQLIIPEMVSRKSGSVVLITSIWGQTGASCEVLYSMVKGGMNTMVKALSKELAPSNIRVNAVAPGIIATKMNEQLSEEELEAVSDDIPIGRLGLPEEVSDAVGYLISRKSSYITGHILPVNGAWYC, from the coding sequence ATGAAGCGGTATGCTTTAGTCACAGGTGCTAGCGGTGAAATCGGAGTTGCAATTGCAAGAGAATTGGCAAGCCAAGGGTTCAATCTGTATCTTCACTATTATCAAAACAAACAATCCGTAGAAAAACTACAAATGGAGCTTTCTTCTATTGTTGAATGTCAATTAGTCCAAGCAAATCTCGCTGTCCCTGAAGGACCTTCTGAATTAATTACACAACTACAAAAGCCAGTTGACGTACTCGTCTACAATTGTGGTAGCTCTCATACTGGATTAATGACGGATGTTTCTTCTAAAGAATTAGACAGTATGGTGCAATTACAATTGAAAAGCCCATTTCAATTGCTTCAACTTATCATTCCCGAAATGGTGTCACGAAAAAGTGGATCTGTCGTCTTAATCACCTCGATTTGGGGTCAGACTGGAGCATCTTGTGAGGTGCTCTATTCAATGGTTAAGGGTGGTATGAATACGATGGTAAAAGCGTTGTCCAAAGAACTCGCCCCTAGTAATATACGGGTGAATGCAGTAGCGCCTGGCATTATTGCGACAAAGATGAATGAACAATTATCTGAAGAAGAACTCGAAGCGGTTTCTGACGACATTCCAATTGGTCGTTTAGGTCTCCCTGAAGAAGTTTCTGATGCTGTTGGGTATTTAATTTCTCGCAAGTCCTCCTATATTACAGGACATATTTTACCAGTAAACGGAGCTTGGTATTGTTAG
- a CDS encoding DUF3388 domain-containing protein produces the protein MEAQEWYLEYEIHKNRPGLLGDISSLLGMLGINIITINGVDNMRRGMLLLVHNPEQVERLKTILDTMDNITITKMRKPKLRDRLAVRHGRYIQRDADDKKTFRFVRDELGLLVDFMAELFKVDGHKLIGIRGMPRVGKTESIVAASVCANKRWVFVSSTLLRQTIRNQLADDEYSNDHVFLVDGIVSLKRSSEKHWQLIREVMRLPATKIVEHPDIFVRESEYKMEDFDYIIELRDEPDQEITYDLVETNVTTFDFE, from the coding sequence ATGGAAGCACAGGAATGGTATTTGGAATATGAAATACATAAAAACCGACCAGGACTTCTAGGGGATATCTCCTCATTACTTGGAATGCTCGGCATTAATATTATAACGATCAATGGCGTAGATAATATGAGAAGAGGCATGCTTTTGCTCGTTCACAACCCTGAACAAGTCGAACGTCTAAAGACAATCCTTGATACGATGGATAACATTACGATTACGAAAATGAGGAAGCCTAAGCTGCGTGATCGATTGGCTGTTCGACATGGTCGCTACATACAACGGGATGCGGATGATAAGAAAACTTTTCGTTTTGTTAGAGATGAGTTAGGTCTTCTTGTCGATTTCATGGCTGAATTATTTAAGGTTGATGGGCATAAACTTATAGGAATTCGCGGGATGCCTAGAGTAGGAAAGACTGAATCCATTGTTGCTGCAAGTGTTTGTGCTAACAAACGTTGGGTGTTCGTTTCCTCCACATTATTGAGACAGACCATCCGTAATCAATTAGCTGACGATGAATATAGTAATGACCATGTTTTCTTAGTAGATGGTATCGTTTCATTGAAACGCTCCTCTGAGAAGCATTGGCAGCTTATTCGTGAAGTGATGAGACTACCTGCTACTAAGATAGTTGAGCATCCTGATATTTTTGTTAGAGAATCCGAGTATAAGATGGAAGATTTCGATTATATTATCGAGTTGCGAGATGAACCTGATCAAGAAATTACATATGATCTCGTTGAAACGAACGTTACAACCTTTGATTTTGAATAG